A single genomic interval of Chitinophaga sp. 180180018-3 harbors:
- a CDS encoding restriction endonuclease: MVASQIQIKHRQEYTGTRTLKTKYIAEITHKGLNDYKVLSSDHQLILQNKVNAHIAKLNERWSKIVNKENVVRSKEEILRDADKRNKEARDALKEIDDILIYTLDIDDTVDWEMLKDKTRFSVPYPGDDLPRLISAVRKPLAPSVLSYPQQPDINEFQPKLTFLDGLIKSKKDAKFQQAEGQYQHALDKWKQICESLDRENSAIKEKNNNDLLKYDKEIEKIKQRNAQKVEEWSQEKAAFLKRREEANYKVTLLKEGYFKKEAGSLLEYCDLVLNNSKYPESFPKSFELDYNPETKILVIDYALPNQEQLPNIAEVKVVKGEVKEYPVSEVQIQKMFDAVMYKITLRTIHEIFESDAANAIDAVSFNGWVNAVNRANGNRENNCVLTIQVKKDEFMQIDLGHVDPKICFKNLKGVGSSKLSGLTPVQPILQISRTDARFINSYDVADSLDSSTNLASMDWEDFEHLIREVFGKEFSTNGGEVKVTQASRDGGVDAVAFDPDPIRGGKIVIQAKRYTNTVGVSAVRDLYGTVMNEGATKGILVTTADFGPDAYEFVKGKPLTLMNGANLLYLLQKHGHNARIDLREAKQSSK, encoded by the coding sequence ATGGTAGCAAGTCAGATTCAAATAAAGCATAGACAAGAATACACTGGAACACGCACGCTGAAAACAAAATATATTGCTGAGATTACACATAAAGGCTTGAATGATTACAAAGTATTGTCATCCGATCATCAATTAATTTTACAGAATAAAGTAAATGCCCATATAGCTAAACTCAATGAAAGATGGAGCAAAATAGTTAATAAAGAAAATGTTGTACGTAGTAAGGAGGAAATTTTAAGGGATGCAGACAAACGAAATAAAGAAGCGCGTGATGCCTTGAAGGAAATAGATGATATTTTGATCTATACGTTGGATATTGACGACACTGTTGATTGGGAAATGTTGAAAGATAAGACGAGATTTAGTGTTCCCTATCCGGGTGACGATCTGCCCAGGTTGATTTCAGCAGTGCGCAAGCCATTGGCACCATCGGTGTTATCCTATCCGCAACAGCCTGATATAAATGAGTTCCAGCCTAAGCTTACCTTTTTGGATGGTCTTATAAAGTCAAAGAAGGATGCGAAGTTTCAGCAGGCAGAAGGTCAATATCAGCATGCGCTGGATAAATGGAAACAGATTTGTGAAAGTCTAGATCGTGAGAATAGTGCCATTAAAGAAAAGAATAATAATGATCTTCTTAAATACGATAAAGAAATTGAAAAGATAAAACAACGTAATGCGCAAAAAGTTGAAGAATGGAGCCAGGAGAAGGCCGCATTTCTGAAGCGTCGGGAAGAGGCTAATTATAAAGTCACACTTCTCAAAGAGGGGTATTTTAAAAAAGAGGCAGGTTCTCTGTTGGAATACTGCGATCTTGTATTAAATAACTCCAAATATCCTGAGTCATTCCCCAAAAGTTTCGAACTTGACTATAATCCGGAAACAAAAATATTGGTAATTGACTATGCCCTTCCTAATCAGGAACAATTGCCGAATATAGCAGAAGTTAAAGTAGTAAAAGGTGAGGTTAAAGAGTATCCTGTATCCGAAGTTCAGATACAGAAGATGTTTGATGCCGTGATGTATAAAATTACACTAAGAACTATACATGAAATATTCGAATCCGATGCTGCAAACGCGATTGATGCAGTTTCGTTTAACGGATGGGTCAATGCTGTAAATAGAGCAAATGGAAACAGAGAGAACAATTGTGTTCTTACAATTCAGGTGAAAAAAGACGAGTTTATGCAGATTGATCTTGGGCATGTGGATCCCAAGATCTGTTTTAAAAATCTAAAAGGTGTTGGAAGTAGTAAACTTAGCGGATTAACCCCTGTGCAACCAATACTTCAGATAAGCAGAACTGATGCTCGATTCATTAATTCCTATGATGTTGCAGACTCTCTCGATAGTTCAACCAATTTGGCTTCTATGGATTGGGAAGACTTCGAACATCTCATCCGGGAAGTATTTGGAAAGGAATTTAGCACAAATGGCGGTGAAGTTAAGGTGACGCAGGCAAGTCGCGATGGAGGAGTGGATGCCGTTGCTTTTGATCCGGATCCGATTCGGGGAGGTAAAATCGTTATCCAGGCTAAACGTTATACAAATACAGTAGGTGTTTCCGCCGTAAGAGATCTATATGGAACTGTTATGAATGAAGGTGCTACTAAGGGCATTTTAGTTACCACTGCTGACTTTGGTCCGGATGCGTATGAATTTGTTAAAGGGAAGCCCCTTACGCTGATGAATGGAGCTAATCTTCTTTATTTACTCCAAAAGCATGGTCATAATGCAAGAATAGATCTTAGAGAGGCAAAACAAAGTTCAAAATAA
- a CDS encoding DUF5009 domain-containing protein produces the protein MTTLTTTPAQAGQAAVPTAGDSEKKGRLYSLDALRGFDMFWIMGGGGIFNALDKATGSPFWGAIAEQLEHPKWNGFHFYDLIFPLFLFMAGVSTPYSVGRELEKGKSRSQLLARVIKRGLMLVLLGIIYNNGLQLQPISQIRFCSVLGRIGLAYMFANIIYLYSKERALLIWFAAIPVAYWLLLKFTAAPGFAPGDLTMEGNFASYLDRCIVPGKLYLGIHDPEGVASTFPAISTALLGIITGNLLRNNGVPAMKKVGIMSIAGVAFIILAQIWNLDFPINKNLWTSSFVLQVGGISLLLLALFYYVIDILGYQRWAFFFRVIGMNSILIYISGHFIDWGYSNNAFFKWLEQLTGDPFGAVGLAVTLVLVKWAFLYFMYKKKVFLKV, from the coding sequence ATGACCACATTAACAACAACCCCTGCTCAGGCTGGGCAGGCAGCCGTACCTACTGCCGGTGACAGTGAAAAAAAAGGCCGGCTATATTCATTGGATGCTCTTCGCGGATTTGATATGTTCTGGATCATGGGAGGAGGGGGTATCTTTAATGCACTTGATAAGGCCACCGGTTCACCGTTCTGGGGCGCCATAGCCGAACAGCTGGAACACCCTAAGTGGAACGGCTTTCATTTTTATGATCTTATTTTCCCGTTGTTTCTGTTTATGGCCGGCGTATCAACGCCTTATTCGGTAGGCCGTGAACTGGAGAAGGGGAAGAGCCGCAGCCAGCTCCTGGCGCGGGTGATAAAGCGGGGCCTGATGCTGGTATTGCTGGGAATTATCTATAATAACGGCCTGCAGCTGCAGCCGATATCGCAGATACGTTTCTGTAGCGTATTGGGCCGGATCGGACTGGCTTATATGTTTGCCAATATTATTTACCTGTATTCAAAAGAAAGGGCGCTGCTGATCTGGTTTGCAGCGATCCCCGTTGCTTACTGGCTGTTGCTGAAATTTACGGCGGCCCCTGGATTTGCGCCCGGAGATCTGACGATGGAGGGCAACTTCGCATCTTACCTGGATCGTTGTATTGTACCCGGAAAATTGTACCTGGGTATCCATGATCCGGAAGGCGTTGCATCCACTTTCCCGGCTATCAGTACCGCATTGCTGGGAATTATTACCGGCAACCTGCTGCGTAATAATGGGGTGCCTGCTATGAAAAAAGTGGGGATCATGAGCATTGCCGGAGTAGCATTCATTATACTGGCGCAGATATGGAATCTCGATTTTCCTATTAACAAGAACCTGTGGACCAGCTCCTTCGTATTGCAGGTAGGTGGTATCAGCTTGTTGCTGCTGGCATTGTTTTATTACGTCATCGATATTTTGGGGTACCAGCGATGGGCCTTCTTTTTCAGGGTTATCGGGATGAATTCTATCCTGATATACATCTCAGGGCATTTTATAGACTGGGGTTATTCCAATAATGCGTTCTTCAAATGGCTGGAACAGTTGACAGGGGATCCGTTTGGGGCGGTTGGATTAGCCGTGACGCTGGTTTTAGTGAAGTGGGCGTTCTTGTACTTTATGTATAAGAAGAAAGTGTTTTTGAAGGTCTAG
- a CDS encoding DUF1735 domain-containing protein, which translates to MKKERLKHIRSLLLMAGFLWGMTACKKDTFNTDGLFAYTPAGTVSADTWKQDYVMARSGIFPVNKAGFPVLLTRAFKSDVQVTARIDTSLIATYDSINNITSARPQPGTFVLSGTGSVTIKAGQTTSADSIVVMITDPAKIDPSRVYTVPVVLNIPEDGVPLSSNRKTMFVRVAFKTINVGLNGYQSGNTIPLTINRTPAGDVFTPQQAQFGATLNTKFSANLSVGVTVDNTLIDAYNTSNKTSAVAFPAGTYNLLQQLVNIPAGAVTSTDTFNVAPLNSGAFTPGKTYLLPIRIKDEGPVAADPKNNAVYVSLTVKLQNIDPANGKVTGNQVARTGWNAIVSSTESYYSQASAAAAFDGDYATGWQSKVFGDNTPVFTLDMGSAHSVKGFSFTPMYWNFYGSTYISAPTTMTVYSSTDGVNWTAQGDFSGTAPQGSTTNPDFRYIKFYQSVDGRYFRFVVTKYSGYAAGLGELQAFE; encoded by the coding sequence ATGAAGAAAGAAAGATTAAAACATATCAGATCCCTGTTATTGATGGCGGGCTTTTTATGGGGAATGACAGCCTGTAAGAAAGATACTTTCAATACAGATGGATTGTTTGCATATACGCCGGCAGGCACCGTTTCAGCCGATACCTGGAAGCAGGATTACGTGATGGCCCGTTCCGGTATTTTCCCCGTGAACAAAGCTGGTTTCCCGGTATTACTGACGCGGGCATTTAAATCAGATGTACAGGTCACCGCCCGGATAGATACCAGTTTGATTGCAACATACGACAGCATCAATAACATAACATCTGCCAGACCACAACCCGGTACCTTTGTGCTCTCCGGTACAGGATCGGTTACTATAAAAGCCGGGCAAACAACATCTGCAGACTCCATTGTTGTAATGATAACTGATCCCGCGAAAATTGATCCCAGCAGGGTATATACGGTACCTGTAGTATTAAATATACCGGAAGATGGCGTACCGCTGAGCAGCAACAGAAAAACGATGTTCGTCAGGGTTGCCTTTAAAACCATCAATGTTGGTCTTAACGGATATCAGTCCGGCAATACCATTCCATTAACCATAAACCGTACGCCGGCGGGGGATGTATTTACCCCGCAGCAGGCACAATTCGGCGCCACACTCAATACAAAATTTTCTGCTAATCTCAGTGTAGGCGTTACCGTTGATAACACACTGATTGATGCATATAATACATCGAATAAGACAAGTGCAGTGGCATTTCCAGCAGGAACCTATAACCTGTTACAACAATTGGTAAACATCCCCGCCGGAGCAGTAACATCGACAGATACTTTCAACGTAGCGCCTCTCAATTCCGGTGCATTTACTCCCGGAAAAACTTACCTGCTGCCCATCAGGATAAAAGATGAAGGTCCGGTGGCGGCAGATCCTAAGAATAATGCGGTGTATGTTTCACTCACAGTGAAACTCCAGAACATCGATCCGGCAAATGGTAAAGTGACAGGAAATCAGGTCGCCAGAACAGGGTGGAATGCTATCGTCAGCTCTACAGAAAGCTATTATAGCCAGGCTTCCGCAGCTGCCGCATTTGATGGAGATTATGCTACAGGCTGGCAATCGAAAGTATTTGGCGATAACACGCCTGTATTCACACTGGACATGGGCAGCGCGCATAGCGTCAAAGGTTTTTCCTTTACGCCGATGTACTGGAATTTCTATGGGAGTACCTATATCTCGGCGCCTACCACTATGACAGTATACAGCAGCACCGATGGCGTGAACTGGACCGCCCAGGGCGATTTTTCCGGTACAGCCCCCCAGGGTAGTACGACTAATCCTGATTTCCGTTATATAAAATTTTATCAATCTGTTGATGGCAGGTATTTCCGGTTCGTGGTGACGAAATACTCCGGGTACGCCGCAGGTTTAGGGGAACTGCAGGCGTTCGAATAA